A DNA window from Kitasatospora atroaurantiaca contains the following coding sequences:
- a CDS encoding cytochrome P450 family protein produces the protein MATTFPDPAPAIGPADLLLDLYGGYAALRESAPAHRMTGPDGLPFWLVTRYQDVRSLLADPRLSLDKRRSLPGNYRGLALPPALDANLLNMDPPDHTRIRRLVSQAFTPRRIEQLRAPVQTIADTLLDEIEPLGHADLIASYAAPLPIAVICDLLGVPAEHRRDFRAWTDALITPDRARPEAAGAAIAAMLDFFAGLIERKRAEPADDVLSAMIAARDDQDRLSEDELTSLAFLVLFAGYENTVQLIGNGVLALLDHPEQLAALRAEPSLLPAAVEELTRYDGPAPLAIRRFPREDVTIGEVTIPAGETVLLALGSANRDPDQFERPDVLDIHRAENSHLALGHGIHYCLGAPLARLETGIALATLLRRLPALALDTPRASLQWRPSLRARGLLTLPVRY, from the coding sequence ATGGCGACCACGTTCCCCGACCCGGCACCCGCGATCGGCCCGGCAGACCTCCTCCTGGACCTCTACGGCGGCTACGCCGCGCTCCGCGAGAGCGCGCCCGCGCACCGGATGACCGGCCCCGACGGCCTGCCGTTCTGGCTGGTCACCAGGTACCAGGACGTCAGAAGCCTGCTCGCCGACCCGAGGCTCTCACTCGACAAGCGCCGTTCGCTGCCCGGCAACTACCGGGGCCTGGCGCTGCCGCCCGCACTCGACGCCAACCTGCTCAACATGGACCCGCCGGACCACACCCGGATCCGCAGGCTGGTGTCCCAGGCGTTCACGCCCCGCCGGATCGAGCAGCTGCGCGCACCCGTTCAGACCATCGCCGACACACTGCTCGACGAGATCGAACCGCTGGGCCACGCCGACCTGATCGCCTCCTACGCCGCGCCGCTCCCGATCGCCGTCATCTGCGACCTGCTGGGCGTCCCCGCCGAGCACCGACGGGACTTCCGGGCCTGGACCGACGCCCTGATCACCCCGGACCGGGCCCGCCCCGAAGCCGCGGGCGCGGCCATCGCCGCCATGCTGGACTTCTTCGCCGGGCTCATCGAGCGCAAGCGCGCCGAGCCCGCCGACGACGTCCTGTCCGCCATGATCGCGGCCCGGGACGACCAGGACCGGCTCAGCGAGGACGAGTTGACCTCGCTCGCCTTCCTGGTCCTCTTCGCCGGCTACGAGAACACCGTGCAGCTCATCGGCAACGGCGTCCTCGCTCTCCTCGACCACCCGGAGCAGCTGGCGGCGCTGCGCGCCGAGCCGTCCCTGCTCCCCGCCGCCGTCGAGGAGCTCACCCGCTACGACGGCCCCGCCCCCCTCGCGATCCGGCGTTTCCCACGCGAGGACGTGACGATCGGCGAGGTCACCATCCCTGCCGGTGAGACCGTCCTGCTCGCCCTCGGCTCGGCCAACCGCGACCCGGACCAGTTCGAGCGACCGGACGTCCTGGACATCCACCGCGCCGAGAACTCCCACCTCGCCCTCGGCCACGGCATCCACTACTGCCTGGGCGCACCGCTCGCGCGGCTCGAGACCGGAATCGCCCTCGCCACCCTCCTGCGACGCCTGCCCGCCCTCGCCCTGGACACCCCGCGCGCCTCGCTGCAGTGGCGGCCCTCCCTGCGGGCCCGCGGCCTGCTCACCCTGCCGGTGCGCTACTGA